Proteins encoded in a region of the Ornithodoros turicata isolate Travis chromosome 3, ASM3712646v1, whole genome shotgun sequence genome:
- the LOC135389477 gene encoding uncharacterized protein LOC135389477: MPNLRYISCTRCQWKGFTLRALFRHMHSAHGHEKNWTCGLEGCMMTYRSYFTYRRHVTSKHSGLLGSHDSRATSQATQNEGSEEIGEPTGAESTVSQDDDGSNEADDISNEEQDASSSVCTADSTKRLALLLLKWKEQMRLPEFSLNEVANDVIHYIQDLVQQSAGTPDAQPLTDIIKELPILQTKGGRKDYWKSTLPFVQPATMYLGNNSKGKARYVPVPHVSVQQGSEGHLKSVFDGSAFKGHKYFQGDTNKFCIQLYCDEFEVCDPLGAKRGKHKLAVIYYSLLNVPAEYRSLLQHIHLAVVARDKLAERYGLDRILEPLVKDVRARNRRHSRDSIRYTGSVLCLSGDNLSNHRVGGFATSFSHGRVCRFCMALHYELSAKHKEQHFHMRSPESHAYPPRHVGKRVACTFIIWSEKALCITTSRVDPTEHLPPDVMHEVHEGILPFLLKHVLSKLVSDKYFLLGNLECFH, from the exons ATGCCAAACCTTCGGTACATCTCCTGCACGCGCTGCCAGTGGAAGGGATTCACCCTCAGAGCCCTCTTCCGCCACATGCACTCAGCTCATGGCCATGAGAAAAACTGGACCTGCGGCTTGGAAGGATGTATGATGACGTACAGATCCTACTTCACATACCGCAGGCATGTGACAAGCAAGCACAGTGGCCTCCTTGGAAGTCACGATTCACGAGCCACCTCTCAAGCCACCCAGAATGAAGGCAGTGAGGAAATTGGGGAACCCACGGGGGCCGAAAGTACGGTGTCTCAGGACGATGATGGCAGTAATGAAGCTGATGACATCAGTAATGAAGAACAAGATGCATCCAGTTCCGTATGTACAGCAGATTCTACGAAGCGCCTTGCACTCTTGCTTCTGAAGTGGAAGGAGCAAATGAGGCTACCAGAGTTCAGCTTGAATGAAGTTGCAAATGATGTCATACATTACATCCAGGACTTAGTTCAGCAATCTGCAGGTACACCTGATGCACAGCCACTTACTGACATCATTAAGGAGCTGCCTATTCTACAAACAAAAGGTGGTCGGAAAGACTACTGGAAGAGCACACTGCCTTTTGTACAACCAGCAACGATGTACCTGGGAAACAACTCAAAGGGGAAAGCCAGATACGTTCCA GTTCCACACGTAAGTGTACAACAGGGCAGCGAAGGCCACCTCAAAAGCGTGTTTGATGGCTCCGCCTTCAAAGGGCACAAATATTTTCAAGGCGATACCAACAAGTTCTGTATCCAGCTCTACTGTGATGAATTTGAAGTCTGTGATCCCTTGGGTGCCAAAAGAGGAAAACACAAGTTGGCAGTCATATACTATTCACTTCTAAATGTGCCTGCTGAGTACAGATCCCTTCTGCAACATATCCATCTAGCTGTGGTTGCTCGGGACAAGCTTGCGGAACGCTATGGACTGGACCGTATTCTGGAGCCCCTTGTGAAGGATGTCAGAGCTAGAAACAGAAGGCATAGTCGTGATTCTATACGGTACACTGGGTCAGTGCTGTGTCTCTCAGGCGACAACTTATCCAACCACCGTGTGGGGGGATTTGCAACAAGCTTCAGCCACGGTCGCGTGTGCCGCTTCTGCATGGCTTTGCACTATGAACTGTCTGCCAAGCACAAGGAGCAGCATTTTCACATGCGGTCTCCTGAAAGCCATGCATACCCACCTCGACATGTTGGAAAGAGGGTTGCCTGCACTTTCATTATATGGAGTGAAAAGGCCCTGTGCATTACCACTTCACGGGTTGACCCCACAGAGCACCTGCCGCCCGACGTGATGCATGAAGTTCACGAAGGCATCTTGCCATTCCTCCTGAAGCACGTACTTTCCAAGCTTGTTTCTGACAAATATTTCCTCCTTGGAAACCTTGAATGCTTCCATTGA